In Triticum urartu cultivar G1812 chromosome 6, Tu2.1, whole genome shotgun sequence, the following proteins share a genomic window:
- the LOC125515590 gene encoding uncharacterized protein LOC125515590, whose product MARRGGFFGYDPYDYYYPTSYGYDAYPYYRPAAADPFFPDVEPLVTEQLRPARRRAPARHDGGFFRGFGAAEPAARTTARPRPGSGSPKSCPDCFEVEVTGPDSDSPPAIPEKQAPSVEEAAVRVQAAARGLLARRMVREVRAVERQAEAVAARVAAEAEALRADARARIGLGEELMRLLLRLDGVRGAREYRRRVTRRVLALQDAVDALEATPAPAAPGSTADAPEVQDAEKEAESGMEPELPVEDNTASDFLAAETTDTAVMEVDAVSPVVVDEAGKTETELVAEGEKASEAEGEWEMVATGDGDVSTGEEDPAPPKAQQEQAQEEKKMVTTNGLDSKKLMEMVAALCERSAQQCALIGALAERVDTLERAVRRVQEADRRRRRNKKNNKDGKKNTSSFYSD is encoded by the coding sequence ATGGCGCGCCGCGGCGGCTTCTTCGGCTACGACCCGTATGATTATTACTACCCGACCTCCTACGGGTACGACGCCTATCCGTATTATCGCCCCGCCGCAGCCGATCCCTTTTTTCCGGACGTCGAGCCGCTCGTGACGGAGCAGCTGCGTCCCGCCCGCCGGAGGGCCCCGGCGCGGCACGACGGCGGCTTCTTCCGTGGCTTTGGCGCAGCGGAGCCGGCCGCACGGACCACGGCGCGTCCTAGGCCCGGCAGCGGGTCCCCGAAGAGCTGCCCGGACTGCTTTGAGGTCGAGGTCACGGGCCCCGACTCCGACTCGCCGCCGGCGATTCCAGAGAAGCAGGCGCCGTCCGTGGAGGAGGCCGCGGTGAGGGtgcaggcggcggcgcgcgggctgCTCGCTCGTCGCATGGTGCGGGAGGTGCGTGCGGTGGAGCGGCAGGCCGAGGCCGTGGCCGCGCGGGTGGCGGCCGAGGCAGAGGCGCTCCGCGCGGACGCCCGTGCGCGGATCGGCCTCGGGGAGGAGCTCATGCGCCTGCTGCTGCGACTCGACGGCGTGCGCGGCGCCCGGGAGTACCGCAGAAGGGTCACCCGGCGCGTGCTCGCGCTACAGGACGCAGTCGACGCGCTCGAGGCCACGCCCGCGCCCGCGGCGCCCGGGAGTACCGCCGATGCGCCGGAAGTTCAGGATGCAGAAAAAGAAGCAGAGAGCGGGATGGAGCCGGAGCTGCCGGTTGAGGACAATACTGCGTCAGATTTTCTGGCTGCCGAGACAACTGACACGGCGGTGATGGAGGTTGACGCGGTGAGTCCCGTCGTCGTCGACGAGGCCGGGAAGACCGAGACCGAACTGGTGGCGGAAGGCGAGAAGGCCTCGGAGGCGGAGGGCGAGTGGGAGATGGTGGCAACAGGGGACGGCGACGTCTCCACCGGCGAGGAGGACCCTGCACCACCCAAAGCGCAGCAAGAACAGGCACAAGAGGAAAAGAAGATGGTGACCACCAACGGGCTGGACTCGAAAAAACTAATGGAGATGGTGGCGGCGCTGTGCGAGCGAAGTGCACAGCAGTGCGCGCTCATCGGGGCCCTGGCCGAGCGCGTCGACACGCTAGAGCGCGCCGTCCGGCGGGTGCAGGAGGCCGACCGGCGCAGGCGAAGGAACAAGAAGAACAACAAAGACGGCAAAAAGAACACAAGTAGCTTCTACAGCGACTAG
- the LOC125513125 gene encoding uncharacterized protein LOC125513125, whose amino-acid sequence MARRGFFGYDPYDCYYPASPYAYDYDPYYHSPAVDAFFAEPLVTARRRAPTQHDDGFFPGFRVSEPAARTRARPRPSSGSPKSCPDCYEVEVTGPEPDSPPAVPRKPAPSAEEAAARVQAAARGLLARRMVREVRAVERQAKAVAARVAAEAEALREDARARIGLGEELMRLLLRLDGVRGAREYRRRVTRRVLTLQDAVDALEAAPAVVTADAPEVQNAEEEAEDGMEPELELPVEDNTAADPLVAETTDTAAMEVDVASPVDVVVDEAETELVAEGEKASEAEGEWEMVATGDGDVSTGEKEPTPPKAQQQQEQAHKEKKTVTTDGLDAKKLMEMVAALCEQSAQQCTLIGSLAERVDTLERAVRRVEETDRCRRRNKNTNKDGKKNTSFYSD is encoded by the coding sequence ATGGCACGCCGTGGTTTTTTTGGGTATGATCCCTACGACTGCTACTACCCTGCGTCGCCCTACGCCTACGATTACGATCCATACTACCACAGTCCCGCCGTCGACGCGTTCTTCGCCGAGCCGCTCGTGACGGCCCGCCGGAGGGCCCCGACGCAGCACGACGACGGCTTCTTCCCTGGATTCAGAGTCTCCGAGCCGGCGGCGCGGACCAGGGCGCGTCCCAGGCCCAGCAGCGGGTCCCCGAAGAGCTGCCCCGACTGCTACGAGGTGGAGGTCACAGGGCCCGAGCCTGACTCGCCGCCCGCGGTGCCGAGGAAGCCGGCGCCGTCAGCGGAGGAGGCCGCGGCGAGGGtgcaggcggcggcgcgcgggctgCTCGCTCGTCGCATGGTGCGGGAGGTGCGTGCGGTGGAGCGCCAGGCCAAGGCCGTGGCCGCGAGGGTGGCGGCCGAGGCGGAGGCGCTCCGCGAGGACGCCCGTGCGCGGATCGGCCTCGGGGAGGAGCTCATGCGGCTGCTGCTCCGTCTCGACGGCGTGCGCGGTGCCCGGGAGTACCGCAGGAGGGTCACCAGGCGCGTGCTCACGCTCCAGGACGCAGTTGACGCTCTCGAGGCCGCGCCCGCGGTGGTGACCGCCGATGCGCCGGAAGTTCAGAATGCAGAGGAAGAAGCAGAGGATGGGATGGAACCGGAGTTGGAGCTGCCGGTTGAGGACAACACTGCGGCTGATCCTCTGGTTGCCGAGACAACTGACACGGCGGCAATGGAGGTTGACGTGGCGAGCCCCGTCGACGTCGTCGTGGACGAGGCCGAGACCGAACTGGTGGCGGAAGGGGAGAAGGCCTCGGAGGCGGAGGGGGAGTGGGAGATGGTGGCGACGGGAGACGGCGACGTCTCCACTGGCGAGAAGGAACCTACACCACCCAAAGCGCAGCAGCAGCAAGAACAGGCACATAAGGAGAAGAAAACGGTGACCACCGACGGGCTGGACGCGAAGAAACTGATGGAGATGGTGGCGGCACTGTGCGAGCAGAGCGCGCAGCAGTGCACTCTGATTGGCTCCCTGGCAGAGCGGGTGGACACACTGGAGCGCGCCGTCCGGCGGGTGGAGGAGACCGACCGGTGCAGACGGAGGAACAAGAACACCAACAAGGACGGCAAGAAGAACACTAGCTTCTACAGCGACTAG